One uncultured Fibrobacter sp. DNA segment encodes these proteins:
- the serC gene encoding 3-phosphoserine/phosphohydroxythreonine transaminase: protein MANKVYNFSAGPSVLPEPALKEASAACIDYANSGISILSMSHRSKPIENMFAETEQFLRDLMGIPENYDIVFLGGGCSLLFCMLPMNFLDQDATADYALTGVWANKAYKEAKLFGNALAACDTKSETYSRIDKNLKLSDNATYLHVTANNTIYGTEWHNFPKPKSGFLMADVSSDFLARKINVSDFGVVYGGAQKNISCAGVTVTIIRKDLLGKVNRTIPTMLNFQTHIDAKNMFNTPPVFAVYVMNRTLKWLKEFGGVDAIEKVNRSKAALLYSALDNSKVFVGTAAKEDRSIMNVPFVFNKDVVAADKADDLAKEFLEFAKERGLQQLKGHRSVGGFRASIYNAMPVEGVQALVDCLGDFEKKVLG, encoded by the coding sequence ATGGCAAACAAAGTCTATAACTTTAGCGCAGGACCGTCTGTCCTGCCGGAACCGGCACTCAAGGAAGCTTCGGCTGCCTGCATCGATTACGCAAACAGCGGCATCAGTATCCTCTCCATGAGTCACCGTTCAAAGCCGATCGAGAACATGTTTGCCGAAACCGAACAGTTCCTCCGCGACCTCATGGGCATTCCTGAAAACTACGATATCGTGTTCCTCGGTGGTGGTTGCTCACTTTTGTTCTGCATGCTCCCGATGAACTTCCTCGACCAGGACGCCACGGCCGACTACGCCCTCACCGGCGTGTGGGCAAACAAGGCCTACAAGGAAGCGAAGCTTTTCGGTAACGCTCTCGCCGCTTGCGACACCAAGTCCGAAACCTACAGCCGCATCGACAAGAACCTCAAGCTCAGCGACAACGCCACGTACCTCCACGTGACTGCCAACAACACCATCTATGGTACGGAATGGCACAACTTCCCGAAGCCGAAGTCCGGCTTCCTCATGGCCGACGTGAGCTCCGACTTCCTCGCCCGCAAGATCAACGTCTCTGACTTCGGCGTTGTGTACGGCGGCGCCCAGAAGAACATCAGCTGCGCTGGCGTGACCGTGACGATTATCCGCAAGGACCTGCTCGGCAAGGTGAACCGCACCATCCCGACCATGCTCAACTTCCAGACCCACATCGATGCGAAGAACATGTTCAACACGCCTCCGGTATTCGCCGTGTACGTCATGAACCGCACGCTCAAGTGGCTCAAGGAATTCGGTGGTGTCGATGCTATCGAAAAGGTGAACCGCTCCAAGGCCGCCCTCCTCTACAGCGCCCTCGACAACTCCAAGGTGTTCGTCGGTACCGCTGCCAAGGAAGACCGCTCCATCATGAACGTTCCGTTCGTGTTCAACAAGGACGTGGTTGCCGCTGACAAGGCTGACGATCTCGCCAAGGAATTCCTCGAATTTGCGAAGGAACGCGGGCTCCAGCAGCTCAAGGGTCACCGCTCCGTCGGCGGCTTCCGCGCTTCCATCTACAACGCGATGCCGGTCGAAGGCGTGCAGGCTCTCGTCGACTGCCTCGGTGACTTCGAAAAGAAGGTGCTCGGCTAA